Genomic segment of Ewingella sp. CoE-038-23:
AGAAAACCGCCAGCGTGCTGGGCGATGACTTGGCGCTAAATGCTCAGCAAGTTAGCGGCGTTAAAGCTGACAGAGAGTTACCTATTGTCTGGTCAGTGGCAAAAGGTTCATTGATTAATAAGGCAATCTTGGTGCCGCTGGCACTATTAATCAGCGCGTTTGCCTCTTGGGCAATCACGCCATTGTTGATGATTGGTGGTGCATACCTTTGTTATGAAGGTTTCGAAAAGGTGGCGCACAAGCTATTGCACGGCAAAAAAGATAAGCAGCAAAAAGCGGACGCCTCGCGCGAGGTTAAATCCGACGCTGATATTGCCAAGGTAGAAAAAGAGAAGATCAAAGGCGCCGTGCGCACCGACTTTATTCTCTCGGCGGAAATCATTGTGATTTCTCTGGGAACCGTCGCCGCCGCGCCGTTTATGAGCCAAGTGACCGTGATGGTGCTGATTGCTATCGCCATGACGCTGGGCGTGTATGGTTTGGTCGGGCTGATTGTGAAAATCGATGACGCGGGTTTGTATCTGAGCAAGCTGCGGGGTGAAAACAGCCTAATGAACGGCGTACGCGCGTTTGGCGGCATGGTGGTTAACGCCGCGCCGTTGCTGATGAAAACCCTCTCCGTGGTCGGTACCATCGCCATGTTCCTGGTGGGTGGTAGCATCATCAGCCACGGTTTGCCCTTCATGCACAGTCTGGTTGAAGTGCTTAATCACGGGCATCAGGGCTTTGTCAGCACGCTTATCACCGGTGCAACCGATCTGGCTGTCGGCCTGATTGTCGGTGCCGCCGTGCTGGGCGTCGTGATGCTTGGCCAGAAAATCTTTAAGAAAGGCTAATTAAAAACGCCAATAAAAAGGGCTGCGGTTTATCTCGCAGCCCTTCTTCTTTTATAAAGACAGTTTTATAGAAACAGTCCTACCGGCTAACTTTTCTTGGCAATGATAAAGGCCAAATCCACGGTAAAAGTACCGTCCTCTTGGATCTCAAAGTGCTGAATCACTTCGTCTGACATCGCTTTTTGCAACTCACGGATCGCCACCACAAAGTGCTCTGGAGTGCGCATTCTCTCAACCCAGCTTTTAAACTCTAACTGCGTGCGCCCGGAGGTTAACTCTTGGACTAACAACCCAGCTTCGCTAAACAGCGTCAGCCACTCGCCCGGCGCATAGTTGTGGACGTGCGAGGTATCGCGCAGTTTTTCGATGGTCTGCAAAAAGATGTCTTTCACTGGCTGGCCGGTAGAAGCCAGATCCATCATGATCATAATGCCGCCGGGCTTCAGCACGCGGCGCACCTCGCGCAGCGCCTGACCGACGTCGTGCCAGTGGTGTGCAGAGTAACGGCTAATAATGATGTCGGCACTGCTGTCGGCGAAAGGCAGTGACTCCGCCACGCCCTGCTCGACGCTGATATTGGCTAAGCCTTTGTCCTTCGCCGCCTGACTGACCACTTCCAGCATTTGCGCTGACAAATCATAGGCCACCACCTCTTTTACCGCCTTCGCCGCGACGAAGCTGGCGTGCCCAGCTCCACAGCCTAAGTCGATAACTCGGGCGTCCGAGTGTGACTGCAACACTTTGGCTAATCTTTGTAAATCAGGTCCTTGTGAGTGAACCGCGCTGGTTAAGTAATCCTGCGCCTGTGAACCGAACTGCTTATCGACCGTCTGGCTGTGACTGTTTTTGCTTTCCATTGAGTGCTCCCGTCTGTTTGTTATTGTTGTTTTGCCGATGATGCTGCCTTAGCCAAAATGGCCGTAGAAACACTATAGGTACTGTTTTATACGGGTACAATATGAGCATTTATACTAGTATTAATAACACCCTGTCTGAGTCTTTAATCTGAGTAGCGACGGCGATGAATAACAACGATCCTCTGAATGGCCCGAAGGCATTAGGCGCATTTTTGCGAGCACAGCGCGAGCGTACTTCGCCGCAAGATGTCGGGTTGCCAAGCTCCCCGCGCCGCCGGACCAGCGGGCTGCGCCGCGAGGAGTTGGCGCAAATCAGCGGCATCAGCACCACTTGGTATACCTGGATCGAGCAAGGGCGAGACGTGTCGATTTCCGCCGCGACGCTTGATCGATTGGCGCAGGCGCTAAGGTTGGAGAGTGCCGCGCGCGAATACCTCTTTAGCCTTGCTGAGATCAAAGATCCGCAGGCTAAAATTACCGATAACGCGCCGGACGCACGCATTCGTGAATCCGTGCATCAGCTCAACTGTCCGGGGTATTTGCTGGACAGCGCCTGGAACGTGCTGAGCTGGAACCCGCAGGCCGAGCAGCTTTTCGCGGGCTGGCTGGGGGTGGATTCCCAACCGAACCTGCTACGCTTTATGTTTCTCAATCCGCTGGCCCGCACGCT
This window contains:
- a CDS encoding DUF808 domain-containing protein gives rise to the protein MAGTSLLALIDDIASILDDVAAMSKVAAKKTASVLGDDLALNAQQVSGVKADRELPIVWSVAKGSLINKAILVPLALLISAFASWAITPLLMIGGAYLCYEGFEKVAHKLLHGKKDKQQKADASREVKSDADIAKVEKEKIKGAVRTDFILSAEIIVISLGTVAAAPFMSQVTVMVLIAIAMTLGVYGLVGLIVKIDDAGLYLSKLRGENSLMNGVRAFGGMVVNAAPLLMKTLSVVGTIAMFLVGGSIISHGLPFMHSLVEVLNHGHQGFVSTLITGATDLAVGLIVGAAVLGVVMLGQKIFKKG
- a CDS encoding helix-turn-helix transcriptional regulator; the protein is MNNNDPLNGPKALGAFLRAQRERTSPQDVGLPSSPRRRTSGLRREELAQISGISTTWYTWIEQGRDVSISAATLDRLAQALRLESAAREYLFSLAEIKDPQAKITDNAPDARIRESVHQLNCPGYLLDSAWNVLSWNPQAEQLFAGWLGVDSQPNLLRFMFLNPLARTLVVNWSQRAKRVVAEFRAESAHYAHSDEIRQSVMALREESEVFDQWWTQQDVLGREGGERRFQHPIQGEMVYRQQTFFPASHAEFKLVMLIEQH
- a CDS encoding class I SAM-dependent methyltransferase produces the protein MESKNSHSQTVDKQFGSQAQDYLTSAVHSQGPDLQRLAKVLQSHSDARVIDLGCGAGHASFVAAKAVKEVVAYDLSAQMLEVVSQAAKDKGLANISVEQGVAESLPFADSSADIIISRYSAHHWHDVGQALREVRRVLKPGGIMIMMDLASTGQPVKDIFLQTIEKLRDTSHVHNYAPGEWLTLFSEAGLLVQELTSGRTQLEFKSWVERMRTPEHFVVAIRELQKAMSDEVIQHFEIQEDGTFTVDLAFIIAKKS